The Pseudoalteromonas translucida KMM 520 genome has a window encoding:
- the atpH gene encoding F0F1 ATP synthase subunit delta, with protein MSELTTIARPYAKAAFELAVEKGTIESWNEMLFFAGHVASDEKASALLAGMPTATTQAELFIQICAEQLNEQGQNLVKVMAENGRLIALPAVAQLFAKFKAEYDKEIDVDVISATPLVAAQQESLVAALEKRFARKVKLNCSEDAAVVGGLIIKAGDTVIDGSIRGKLNRLATTLQS; from the coding sequence ATGTCTGAATTGACTACTATCGCTCGCCCATACGCTAAAGCGGCTTTTGAACTTGCCGTTGAAAAAGGCACTATTGAAAGTTGGAACGAGATGTTATTTTTTGCTGGCCACGTTGCTAGCGATGAAAAAGCATCTGCGCTTCTAGCGGGTATGCCTACTGCTACTACACAAGCTGAATTATTTATTCAAATTTGTGCTGAGCAGCTCAACGAACAAGGTCAGAACCTAGTTAAGGTGATGGCTGAAAATGGACGTTTGATCGCACTACCAGCAGTTGCACAGTTATTTGCTAAATTTAAAGCAGAATACGATAAAGAAATCGACGTTGATGTGATTTCGGCAACCCCTCTTGTTGCAGCGCAACAAGAGTCATTGGTAGCGGCACTTGAAAAACGTTTCGCACGCAAAGTTAAGCTGAATTGTAGTGAAGACGCAGCAGTAGTTGGAGGCCTTATTATTAAGGCGGGTGACACTGTAATCGACGGCTCTATTCGCGGTAAATTAAACCGCTTAGCCACAACACTACAATCGTAA
- the atpE gene encoding F0F1 ATP synthase subunit C translates to MELVLGLKYIAVALLIGFGAIGTAVGFGNMGGKFLEACARQPELAPSLQVKMFILAGLIDAVAMIGVGIAMVLLFVL, encoded by the coding sequence ATGGAACTAGTATTAGGTCTTAAGTACATCGCAGTAGCTTTACTAATTGGCTTCGGTGCAATCGGTACAGCAGTTGGTTTTGGTAACATGGGCGGTAAATTCCTTGAAGCATGTGCGCGTCAACCTGAGCTTGCACCTTCGCTACAAGTTAAAATGTTTATCCTTGCTGGTCTAATCGATGCTGTAGCAATGATTGGTGTTGGTATCGCTATGGTATTGTTGTTCGTACTTTAA
- the atpA gene encoding F0F1 ATP synthase subunit alpha has translation MQLNSTEISDLIKQRIEQFEVVSEARNEGTIVSVTDGIIRIHGLADCMQGEMIELPGNRYAIALNLERDSIGAVVMGPYADLTEGVKVYTTGRILEVPVGPGLLGRVVNTLGAPIDGKGALDNDGFEPVEKIAPGVIERKSVDEPVQTGYKSIDAMIPVGRGQRELIIGDRQTGKTALAIDAIINQKGTGVKCVYVAIGQKASTIANVVRKLEEHGALANTIVVVASASESAALQYLAPFAGCTMGEYFRDRGENALIVYDDLSKQAVAYRQISLLLKRPPGREAYPGDVFYLHSRLLERASRVNAEYVEKFTNGEVKGTTGSLTALPIIETQGGDVSAFVPTNVISITDGQIFLETDLFNSGIRPAVNAGISVSRVGGAAQTKIVKKLGGGIRLALAQYRELAAFSQFASDLDDATRAQLEHGERVTELMKQKQYAPMSVAEMSLSLFAAEKGYLQDIEIAKIMDFEAALLSYANSTYAELVAQINETGNYNAEIEAQLKELLTKFKSTQTW, from the coding sequence ATGCAACTTAATTCCACTGAAATTTCAGATCTGATCAAACAACGTATTGAGCAGTTCGAAGTTGTAAGTGAAGCTCGTAACGAAGGTACTATTGTATCTGTTACAGACGGTATCATCCGCATCCACGGTCTAGCTGACTGTATGCAAGGTGAGATGATTGAGCTTCCAGGCAACCGTTATGCTATCGCACTAAACCTTGAGCGCGACTCAATTGGTGCAGTAGTAATGGGTCCGTACGCGGATCTTACTGAAGGCGTAAAAGTATATACAACTGGTCGTATTTTAGAAGTGCCTGTTGGTCCAGGTCTACTTGGTCGTGTTGTTAACACACTAGGTGCTCCGATCGATGGTAAAGGCGCGCTAGATAATGACGGGTTTGAACCTGTAGAAAAAATTGCACCAGGTGTAATCGAGCGTAAATCTGTAGATGAGCCAGTGCAAACTGGTTATAAATCTATCGATGCGATGATTCCAGTTGGTCGTGGTCAACGTGAACTTATCATCGGTGATCGCCAAACAGGTAAAACTGCACTAGCAATCGATGCAATCATCAATCAAAAAGGCACAGGCGTTAAGTGTGTGTACGTTGCGATTGGTCAAAAAGCATCTACTATTGCTAACGTAGTTCGCAAATTAGAAGAGCACGGTGCATTAGCAAATACTATCGTAGTTGTTGCATCTGCTTCTGAATCAGCGGCACTTCAGTACTTAGCACCGTTCGCGGGCTGTACTATGGGTGAATACTTCCGTGACCGCGGTGAAAACGCTTTAATCGTATATGATGATTTGTCTAAGCAAGCAGTTGCTTATCGTCAAATTTCATTACTACTTAAGCGCCCGCCAGGTCGTGAAGCATACCCAGGTGACGTATTCTATCTTCACTCTCGTCTTTTAGAACGTGCTTCGCGTGTAAACGCTGAATACGTTGAAAAGTTCACTAATGGTGAAGTGAAAGGTACAACTGGTTCATTGACGGCATTGCCAATCATTGAAACTCAAGGCGGCGACGTTTCTGCGTTCGTACCGACTAACGTTATCTCTATCACCGATGGTCAAATCTTCTTAGAAACTGACCTATTCAACTCAGGTATCCGTCCAGCAGTAAACGCTGGTATTTCGGTATCGCGTGTTGGTGGTGCTGCACAAACTAAAATCGTTAAGAAACTAGGTGGCGGTATTCGTCTAGCCCTAGCTCAGTACCGTGAATTAGCTGCGTTCTCGCAGTTCGCGTCTGACCTTGATGATGCAACTCGTGCTCAACTTGAGCATGGTGAGCGTGTAACAGAGCTAATGAAGCAGAAACAGTACGCGCCAATGTCTGTTGCTGAAATGTCTTTGTCGTTATTTGCTGCTGAAAAAGGCTACCTTCAAGATATCGAGATCGCTAAGATCATGGATTTTGAAGCGGCTTTACTTTCGTATGCAAATAGCACATACGCAGAGCTTGTGGCTCAAATCAATGAAACTGGTAACTACAACGCCGAGATCGAAGCGCAACTTAAAGAACTTCTAACGAAGTTCAAGTCTACGCAAACTTGGTAA
- the atpF gene encoding F0F1 ATP synthase subunit B, giving the protein MNLNATLIGELIAFTVFVLFCMKFVWPPLNGAIEARQKKIEDGLAASDRAEKDLELAQKKAAEQLKDAKVQAADIIDQAKKRAVLIVDEETVRGQQEREKIIAQGHSEIESERNRVTEELRKQVATLAVVGAQRILEREINQAAHSDIVEKLVAEL; this is encoded by the coding sequence GTGAATTTAAACGCCACTCTTATCGGTGAATTGATTGCGTTTACGGTGTTCGTACTTTTTTGTATGAAGTTCGTATGGCCACCACTAAACGGTGCAATTGAAGCTCGCCAGAAAAAAATCGAAGATGGTTTAGCTGCCTCTGATAGAGCCGAAAAAGACTTAGAACTAGCGCAAAAGAAAGCTGCAGAACAGCTTAAAGATGCCAAAGTTCAAGCGGCTGATATCATAGACCAAGCTAAAAAGCGTGCTGTGCTAATTGTTGACGAAGAGACAGTTCGTGGTCAACAAGAGCGTGAAAAAATCATTGCTCAAGGGCACTCTGAAATTGAATCAGAGCGTAACCGTGTGACAGAAGAGCTACGTAAGCAAGTAGCAACTCTGGCAGTGGTTGGCGCACAGAGAATTTTAGAGCGTGAAATTAATCAAGCTGCACATAGTGACATCGTTGAAAAACTTGTCGCTGAGCTGTAA
- the atpG gene encoding F0F1 ATP synthase subunit gamma, protein MASGKEIKSKIGSIKNTQKITSAMEMVAASKMKRAQERVATSRPYAAKLRTVIGRVAQANLDFTHPFLEEREVKRVGYIVISTDRGLCGGLNSNEFKKVALDIKAWKEKGVSAEFATLGSKAAGFFQRFGGQVLAKKAGLGDKPSIQDIIGPVKVMLDAFSEGKIDRLFLVYNKFVNTMKQEPTVDQLLPLPKAEEEVSAHTWDYLYEPNPDAILEALLVRFVESQVYQGVVENAASEQAARMVAMKAATDNAGDLMDELQLIYNKARQAAITQEISEICSGSAAV, encoded by the coding sequence ATGGCCAGCGGAAAAGAGATTAAAAGCAAGATCGGTAGTATTAAAAATACTCAAAAGATCACTAGCGCAATGGAAATGGTTGCTGCGTCTAAAATGAAAAGGGCGCAAGAACGCGTTGCTACAAGCCGTCCATACGCTGCAAAATTACGCACAGTGATTGGTCGTGTTGCTCAAGCAAATCTTGATTTTACCCACCCTTTTTTAGAAGAGCGTGAAGTAAAACGAGTTGGTTATATTGTTATCTCTACAGACCGTGGTCTGTGTGGCGGTTTAAACTCAAATGAGTTTAAAAAAGTTGCACTAGATATTAAAGCATGGAAAGAAAAAGGTGTAAGCGCAGAGTTTGCAACTTTAGGCAGTAAAGCTGCTGGTTTCTTCCAACGCTTTGGTGGTCAAGTCCTTGCTAAAAAAGCAGGCTTAGGAGATAAACCTTCAATTCAGGATATAATTGGTCCTGTAAAAGTAATGCTTGATGCATTCTCTGAAGGTAAAATTGACCGTTTATTCTTGGTATACAACAAGTTTGTAAATACCATGAAGCAAGAGCCAACAGTAGATCAGTTACTCCCTTTGCCAAAAGCTGAAGAAGAAGTATCTGCCCACACATGGGATTACTTGTATGAGCCAAACCCAGACGCTATTTTAGAAGCGTTGTTAGTACGGTTTGTTGAGTCTCAAGTATACCAAGGTGTAGTTGAAAATGCTGCATCTGAGCAGGCTGCCCGCATGGTTGCAATGAAAGCTGCAACAGATAATGCCGGCGACCTTATGGATGAGTTACAGCTTATTTATAACAAAGCTCGCCAAGCAGCAATCACACAAGAAATTAGTGAGATTTGTTCTGGTTCAGCAGCAGTTTAA